One Chanodichthys erythropterus isolate Z2021 chromosome 22, ASM2448905v1, whole genome shotgun sequence DNA window includes the following coding sequences:
- the cnot8 gene encoding CCR4-NOT transcription complex subunit 8 isoform X2 has product MPAALADTSQIICEVWASNVEEEMRKIRQIIQNYNYIAMDTEFPGVVVRPIGEFRSTVDYQYQLLRCNVDLLKIIQLGLTFMNEDGDYPPGTTTWQFNFKFNLTEDMYSQDSIDLLQNSGLQFKKHEEEGIDTLYFAELLMTSGLVLCENVKWLSFHSGYDFGYLVKLLTDSRLPEEEHEFFQILNLFFPAIYDVKYLMKSCKNLKLFFEDNIDDAKYCGRLYGLGSGSSQSQNGISNSSQEEANNKH; this is encoded by the exons atgccaGCCGCACTTGCAGATACCAGTCAAATTATCTGTGAGGTCTGGGCCAGCAATGTGGAGGAGGAGATGAGGAAGATCCGACAGATAATTCAAAACTACAACTACATCGCCATG GACACAGAGTTTCCTGGTGTGGTGGTTCGTCCCATTGGAGAATTCCGCAGTACTGTTGACTATCAGTATCAGCTCCTGAGGTGCAACGTGGACCTTTTAAAAATCATCCAGCTTGGCTTGACGTTTATGAATGAAGATGGAGACTACCCGCCTGGAACCACAACATGGCAGTTCAATTTCAAGTTCAATCTGAC AGAGGACATGTACTCCCAGGACTCCATAGATCTCCTCCAAAACTCTGGGCTGCAGTTTAAGAAGCACGAGGAGGAGGGCATCGACACACTCTACTTCGCAGAGCTCCTGATGACATCAGGCCTGGTGCTGTGTGAAAATGTCAAGTGGCTCTCGTTTCACAG TGGGTATGATTTTGGTTACCTGGTGAAGCTCCTCACAGACTCCCGGCTGCCAGAAGAGGAACACGAGTTCTTTCAGATCTTAAACCTTTTTTTCCCAGCCATTTATGATGTTAAATATCTAATGAAGAGCTGCAAAAACCTAAAG CTGTTTTTTGAAGACAACATCGACGATGCCAAGTACTGTGGGCGGCTCTATGGCCTGGGATCCGGTTCCTCTCAAAGTCAGAATGGAATCTCTAATTCCTCGCAGGAGGAAGCCAACAACAAGCACTGA
- the cnot8 gene encoding CCR4-NOT transcription complex subunit 8 isoform X1 yields the protein MPAALADTSQIICEVWASNVEEEMRKIRQIIQNYNYIAMDTEFPGVVVRPIGEFRSTVDYQYQLLRCNVDLLKIIQLGLTFMNEDGDYPPGTTTWQFNFKFNLTEDMYSQDSIDLLQNSGLQFKKHEEEGIDTLYFAELLMTSGLVLCENVKWLSFHSGYDFGYLVKLLTDSRLPEEEHEFFQILNLFFPAIYDVKYLMKSCKNLKGGLQEVADQLELKRIGRQHQAGSDSLLTGMAFFRMKELFFEDNIDDAKYCGRLYGLGSGSSQSQNGISNSSQEEANNKH from the exons atgccaGCCGCACTTGCAGATACCAGTCAAATTATCTGTGAGGTCTGGGCCAGCAATGTGGAGGAGGAGATGAGGAAGATCCGACAGATAATTCAAAACTACAACTACATCGCCATG GACACAGAGTTTCCTGGTGTGGTGGTTCGTCCCATTGGAGAATTCCGCAGTACTGTTGACTATCAGTATCAGCTCCTGAGGTGCAACGTGGACCTTTTAAAAATCATCCAGCTTGGCTTGACGTTTATGAATGAAGATGGAGACTACCCGCCTGGAACCACAACATGGCAGTTCAATTTCAAGTTCAATCTGAC AGAGGACATGTACTCCCAGGACTCCATAGATCTCCTCCAAAACTCTGGGCTGCAGTTTAAGAAGCACGAGGAGGAGGGCATCGACACACTCTACTTCGCAGAGCTCCTGATGACATCAGGCCTGGTGCTGTGTGAAAATGTCAAGTGGCTCTCGTTTCACAG TGGGTATGATTTTGGTTACCTGGTGAAGCTCCTCACAGACTCCCGGCTGCCAGAAGAGGAACACGAGTTCTTTCAGATCTTAAACCTTTTTTTCCCAGCCATTTATGATGTTAAATATCTAATGAAGAGCTGCAAAAACCTAAAG GGAGGACTTCAGGAAGTGGCGGACCAGCTGGAGCTAAAAAGGATCGGCAGGCAGCATCAGGCTGGCTCAGACTCGCTGCTCACTGGAATGGCTTTCTTCCGCATGAAAGAG CTGTTTTTTGAAGACAACATCGACGATGCCAAGTACTGTGGGCGGCTCTATGGCCTGGGATCCGGTTCCTCTCAAAGTCAGAATGGAATCTCTAATTCCTCGCAGGAGGAAGCCAACAACAAGCACTGA